The Candidatus Binataceae bacterium genomic interval CTTCTATCTCAACGTTCCACCCGGTGGAGCAAACGTAACCTTCGCTTGCCGGCTGGGTTTTTACAGCAACCTCAACACTGGCACAGCTTATTGCCGCAACATGAGCGTGTTGCCAGCTACGGCTTCGCCCGACGGTAGCGAGCCGGTCTACCAGTTTCCCGCCGTCCCCTGAAACCCGTTCGACGCCAGCTAGGCAATGCGCACCAGCTTGTGCTTGAGGGCGTAGCGGACCAGGTCGGCGGTTGAATGCAATCGCAGCTTTTCCGCCAAGTGAGTGCGGTGGGCCTGGACCGTTTTGGGGCTGATCTGAAGCTTCTGTCCGATCATTTTGGCGGTCGCCCCCTGTGCGATAAGACTCAAAATCTCCTGCTCGCGGCGAGATAAGGCCTCGCTCCGCCTGCCCGGGGTGGTAGCGGACAAGCGATCGAGAATCGCGGGAGTCACCGCCGGGCTTAGATAACGCTTGCCTGCCGCTACGGTTTGCAGGGCGCCAAACAATTCACTTGGGGCATCGCTCTTGAGCAGATAGCCAGCTACCTTGACCTCCAGCAGAGCCTGCAGCAAGTACTCTTCGTCAGCGTATTGGCTGAGAATCAGGATTTTGGTGCGTGGCGTACGCCGGGCGATCCGGTAAGCCGCCTGGAGACCGTTAAGGCCCGGCAGATCGATATCCAGCAGAGCGATGTCCGGTGCCAGCCGCGCGATCAACTCCGATCCTTCCCGAGCATCGCCGCAGTGGGCGAGTATCTTGAAGCCTTGCGAATGGAGCAAGGCCTGGAGCGATTCGCGAAACAGGCGTTGGTCGTCAACCAGAACCAGGCTAATGCTCTTGCGCGATTCGCTCACCCCGCACCAGTACGCCCCCGAATTAGCGGGCATCGGAGGCCGGCGCCCGGTCGGCCAGATGTTGACTTGTCCCCGGACCGCGTGATGTTAGCTCGCGCGGCTCCGGGGTCAACCAGTGGGATTGTCAGGCGTGATAAAACTGACCGGAGGCAGGTTCAAAAATGCTGACTGGCGCCCTTCGATCAGCGATTGCCCAAGGCCCGCCCTAGGCGCTGCATCTGCGCGCCAAAGGTGGTCCAATCGCCGTTGCGCAGCGCCTTGAGCGCCGCGTCGTAAGCGGCTGCGGCCTGAGTTGAACTAGCAGCAACCACCGGCGCTGCGGCTTGGGGCACCGACGGCGGCGGCGCCGCTTCGACTACTGCGGGCAAGGCGGATTGGCCATTTTCGAATAAATCGGCCAAGGTGCGCTCCAGATTGTCGCCCATTACGACTCGATCGCTGTATGCGGCGATCACTCGTTGCAATTCGGGCAGTTGGCCGTTTTCGGCGCGTAGGTAAAGCGGCTCGACATAGAGCAGCGAGTCTTCGATCGGGATCACCAGCAGGTTACCCAGCACCACCCGCGATCCCATCTGATTCCACAGCGAGATTTGCCGGGAGATCTCGGGTGCCTGATTGATGCGAGCCTGGATCTGGTAAGGCCCGTAGATAAGTTGATCCTTGGAGAACTCATACTCGATCAGATGGCCGTATTCGTCGCCGTCGCAGCGCGCGGCCAACCATGAGATCATGTTGTCGCGCCCCTGCGGCACCATCGGCAGCATCAGGATGTACTCCTCGTGGGGCATCCCGGGCAGGCGCATGATGACGTAATAGGGCGACATCGGACCAGTGTCTCCGCCGTAATTCTCGCGCGGAAAGCCCCACAGGTCTTCTTTATTGTAGAAGACCTGCGGATCCACCATGTGATAGGTGGAATAGATGTCGGCCTGAACCAAGAACATGTCCTCGGGATAACGGATGTGAGCGTGCAGCTCGGCGGGCATCGCCGAGAGCGGGCGAAACAGCCGAGGGAAAATTCGCTCCCAGGTCCGAATTACTGGATCCTGGGGATCGGCCACATACAACGTGGTTTGGCCGGTGTAAGCGTCGATCACCGCCTTGATAGAATTGCGAATATAGTTGATACCGTCGGCGTTGCGCTGGGAATAAGGGAAATGATCGCTGGTCGTGTAGCAATCGATGATCCACGACAGACGACCGTCGTGAAGCACTATATATGGGTCGCGATCCTGGATCAGGAAGGGCGCCAATCGCTGGAGCCGATCCTGGATGTTACGCCGGATCAGGATAGTACTCTGCGGGGTCAAGGTGGTGGTCACCAGCAGATTGAGATCGTGATAATAGTAACTGAAGAGCAGGCGGCGCCAGAGTCGGTCGATCCTGATACCGGCATCGGCTTGATAATAGCCGAAGACGTTATCAGCCCCGCGCGCATAGTCAAACTCGGGCGTGTTCGCCTTCACCACCACGTAATTGCTCGGCTCCTGGCCGAAATAAATCCCCGGCTGCTGGATCGTAAGGCCGACGTCGGAGATCGCAGGAATATTCTTAAGATAGAACAGCGGTAGACCCTCGCGATCCTTGGCGTTGACTGGGCTCATCACGATTCCGCTGCCATGGGTGAACTTCAGGTGTTGATTGACCCAGGTCTGGGCGTTATCGGGCAGCAGCGAGGTCGACAGCTCGCGTGCCGCCAACATCACCTCGGAATATCGGTTTTGAATCTCGTAACGATCAACCGCGACATTGCGAAAATCGTAGTAAAGCCGAATCTCCTGCAATTGCCGGTAGGTCGCCAGCAGCGGGCGAGGATCCCACAAGCGGATGTTCTTGATGGTCGGAGAATCCTTGCGCAAGCTGGCTGCGGTGAGGATGCCCGTGGTCTTGAAGGGGACCACGTCGATTCCGTCCAGTTTGTAGGCACGCCGGGTAAGCGCGATATTGTTGATCAAATAGGGACGCTCGATGCGCAGTTCGTCGGGTTTGACCCACAGGCTCTCGATCACCGGCTGGAGCAGGTTGAGGACCACCGCGGGCACGAACACGACGACGACCGCCATTACCAACCGGCGCGCACCGCGGCTTTGAGCATTGGCCAAGCATAAGCCGGCAGCCAGCAGTGCTAGCGCCACCAGCAGCCAGTAACCCGGACGCCACAGCACGTCGTCGATATAGCGAAAGCCAAAGACCACGCCATCGCTATGGAAGAGCAGGTCAAAGCGGGCAAGCCAATAGGACAGCGCGCGCTGAAGGAAGAATATCCCCAACAGGACGGAAAAATGCGCGACCGCCGAGCCGCTGATGCGTGGCGGAGCCTCCTGAAAATCCAGCGCTCCACGGGCCCAATACACCCCCGCGCTGACCGCCGCGACCAAGACAACCAGAAGCAGAAACAGGTCGCGCAGGTCGTCCAGCCAAGGCAAGGTAAAGAGATAAAATCCGATGTCCTTATGGAAAGCCGGTTCGGTCCGACCGAAGCGCACTCCATAGATACCCTTGAGATAGACGTCCCAGTTGGCGGCCTCGCCTGCCGCCACGAAGATGGCCAACAGCAGCGAGACGCCCACAATCAACAGTCGCCAGGGCACCCGATCACCCAGCGAGCGAATCACCTCGGGCAAGCTGACGCGCGCCAGATCCTCGGGATAGCGCACGATTCGCAACCGCTCGCGCTCGGGCGAGGCGCCGAGCGCGACGCTGGCGCTCAGCCACTGCGCGGCGGCCGAAATCACGAAGACCGCCACAAAGACCAAGATCTTAGCGACCAGTTCGGTGGTAAAGGCGGCGCGGTAGCCCAGCGAAGAAAACCACAGGAAGTCGACCAACACCGAATCGGCCAGACCGAGAACAATCAGTAATACGACAATCGCCGCGGCTAGGGCGAAAAGTAGCACGCGGGGACGCATTCGCGGCCCCTTAGCGCCGGGCTGCAATGCGCGCCACATGCTCACGTACCACCTCTGGGGGGCAGAGCCAGACAAACAGCTTGAGGCTTAGAAACACGATCAACAGGAAGTCCATCTCTCCCACAATCGGTATCATCTCCAATTCGAGATTGGGTGGCGCCACCGCCATCACCAAACCTATGACCGGCACGAGCTTGATCCATCCCGCCACCCGCGCATCCCGCATCAGCAGGTAAAACAGCCGCGCGAACTGTGGCAGATAAGCTATCAGCCGCGAAAGCCGCAAGGGATTGAGCAGATGTGGTCTGAAAAGATCTCGCAGAGTCATAGGTTTATTGCAACTCTAATCTAGCACTTTATTGCCCCCTGTCCCTATCAGCTAAAATCGCTGGTACAATCGAGCCGCCGCGAAACGGAGCGAGCCATGAAGCGACACATGATGCTGGGCGACTTTTTGCTGTCCTACCTGCGCAAGTTGGGAGTCGAACACGTCTTCGGAATTCCGGGCGACCTGGCCCTCAAGCTCTTTTTTACACTGGGCCGCAAGCATGGCCTGCACATGATCACCCTCTCACACGAGCCCGGGGTGGGCTTTGCCGCTGACGGTTATGCGCGGGCCACTGGTCGTGTCGGACTGATTTGCGTGACCTACGGCGCCGGCGGGCACAACCTGGTCAACGCCGTGGCTGGCGCCTATTCGGAGCGGGTCCCGCTGCTGATTTTTTCCGGCGGCCCGGGCGAAGGCGAGCGCAAGCTGGGCACGCTGATCCACCATCAGGCGCGCGA includes:
- a CDS encoding response regulator transcription factor, translating into MPANSGAYWCGVSESRKSISLVLVDDQRLFRESLQALLHSQGFKILAHCGDAREGSELIARLAPDIALLDIDLPGLNGLQAAYRIARRTPRTKILILSQYADEEYLLQALLEVKVAGYLLKSDAPSELFGALQTVAAGKRYLSPAVTPAILDRLSATTPGRRSEALSRREQEILSLIAQGATAKMIGQKLQISPKTVQAHRTHLAEKLRLHSTADLVRYALKHKLVRIA
- a CDS encoding UPF0182 family protein; protein product: MWRALQPGAKGPRMRPRVLLFALAAAIVVLLIVLGLADSVLVDFLWFSSLGYRAAFTTELVAKILVFVAVFVISAAAQWLSASVALGASPERERLRIVRYPEDLARVSLPEVIRSLGDRVPWRLLIVGVSLLLAIFVAAGEAANWDVYLKGIYGVRFGRTEPAFHKDIGFYLFTLPWLDDLRDLFLLLVVLVAAVSAGVYWARGALDFQEAPPRISGSAVAHFSVLLGIFFLQRALSYWLARFDLLFHSDGVVFGFRYIDDVLWRPGYWLLVALALLAAGLCLANAQSRGARRLVMAVVVVFVPAVVLNLLQPVIESLWVKPDELRIERPYLINNIALTRRAYKLDGIDVVPFKTTGILTAASLRKDSPTIKNIRLWDPRPLLATYRQLQEIRLYYDFRNVAVDRYEIQNRYSEVMLAARELSTSLLPDNAQTWVNQHLKFTHGSGIVMSPVNAKDREGLPLFYLKNIPAISDVGLTIQQPGIYFGQEPSNYVVVKANTPEFDYARGADNVFGYYQADAGIRIDRLWRRLLFSYYYHDLNLLVTTTLTPQSTILIRRNIQDRLQRLAPFLIQDRDPYIVLHDGRLSWIIDCYTTSDHFPYSQRNADGINYIRNSIKAVIDAYTGQTTLYVADPQDPVIRTWERIFPRLFRPLSAMPAELHAHIRYPEDMFLVQADIYSTYHMVDPQVFYNKEDLWGFPRENYGGDTGPMSPYYVIMRLPGMPHEEYILMLPMVPQGRDNMISWLAARCDGDEYGHLIEYEFSKDQLIYGPYQIQARINQAPEISRQISLWNQMGSRVVLGNLLVIPIEDSLLYVEPLYLRAENGQLPELQRVIAAYSDRVVMGDNLERTLADLFENGQSALPAVVEAAPPPSVPQAAAPVVAASSTQAAAAYDAALKALRNGDWTTFGAQMQRLGRALGNR